In Bombina bombina isolate aBomBom1 chromosome 6, aBomBom1.pri, whole genome shotgun sequence, a single genomic region encodes these proteins:
- the LOC128663527 gene encoding uncharacterized protein LOC128663527 isoform X2 gives MSAGGSHTSQLHLQYWTVEESDGVNIDQTCFSPSSSVSVVQPSRKQHAPIVDEQTAQNQPPQPEQDKPTETQNQYSRTEELLLENLLATKNLTKAVGNMRKDLHRHIDRALARVNKEQRQAIDQHILDAIYL, from the coding sequence ATGTCTGCAGGTGGAAGCCATACCAGTCAACTGCATTTACAGTATTGGACTGTAGAGGAAAGTGATGGAGTAAATATTGATCAAACATGCTTCTCACCATCATCATCTGTGAGCGTTGTCCAACCATCAAGAAAACAAcatgcccccattgtggatgagcagACAGCGCAGAATCAACCACCTCAACCGGAACAAGACAAGCCAACAGAAACACAAAATCAGTATAGCCGGACGGAGGAGTTACTTCTTGAAAATTTACTAGCAACAAAAAATTTGACAAAAGCGGTTGGAAATATGAGAAAAGATTTACATCGacacatagacagggcattagcccGTGTCAACAAAGAACAGCGCCAGGCAATAGATCAACACATTTTGGATGCAATTTatctgtga